The Oryza glaberrima chromosome 9, OglaRS2, whole genome shotgun sequence genome includes a window with the following:
- the LOC127784866 gene encoding GTPase-activating protein gyp1: MSGGGGGVAGGGGGSPNNTEWRFNQTLRNVQGMLKGRSFPGKVLLTRRSEPLSPPEYSPRYENDRDEYEQNEGSQEGKGQASGNTADSMSAKKSNPPSTSSTNSLPDAQGLVSGARATDSARIAKFTNELSRPAVILDKLRELSWSGVPPYMRPNIWRLLLGYAPPNADRREGVLTRKRLEYVECVSQYYDIPDTERSDEEINMLRQIAVDCPRTVPDVTFFQHPQIQKSLERILYTWAIRHPASGYVQGINDLLTPFLVVFLSEHLEGNMDTWSMEKLSPQDVSNIEADCYWCLSKFLDGMQDHYTFAQPGIQRLVFRLKELVHRIDEPVSKHMEEQGLDFLQFAFRWFNCLMIREIPFHLVTRLWDTYLAEGDYLPDFLVYISASFLLTWSDKLKKLDFQEMVMFLQHLPTRNWAHHELEMVLSRAYMWHTMFKSSPSHLAS; the protein is encoded by the exons atgagcggcggcggcggaggagtcgcaggcggaggaggaggaagccccAACAACACGGAATGGCGCTTCAACCAGACGCTCCGCAACGTGCAAGG AATGCTCAAAGGGCGGAGCTTTCCTGGGAAGGTCTTGCTGACCCGAAGATCAGAACCTCTTTCACCTCCTGAATACTCCCCGCGCTATGAGAATGATCGTGATGAATACGAACAGAATGAAGGCTCACAAGAA GGAAAAGGGCAAGCATCTGGAAACACAGCTGATAGTATGAGTGCAAAGAAATCAAATCCTCCATCAACAAGTAGCACCAATTCATTACCAGATGCCCAAGGATTAGTTTCTGGGGCTAGAGCTACAGATTCTGCACGAATTGCTAAATTCACGAACGAACTATCTAGGCCAGCTGTTATATTAG ACAAGTTGCGGGAACTGTCTTGGAGTGGTGTTCCACCTTATATGCGACCTAATATATGGAGACTTCTTCTG GGATATGCACCACCTAATGCAGATAGAAGAGAAGGTGTTCTGACGAGGAAAAGACTTGAGTACGTTGAATGTGTTTCTCAATACTATGATATTCCTGATACTGAACGCTCTGATGAAGAGATTAATATGCTTCGACAG ATTGCTGTTGATTGCCCAAGAACTGTGCCAGATGTTACCTTTTTCCAGCACCCTCAAATTCAGAAATCTCTGGAGCGCATTTTGTATACATG GGCCATCCGTCATCCAGCAAGTGGTTATGTTCAAGGAATAAACGACCTTCTTACACCATTCTTGGTCGTATTCTTATCAGAGCATCTAGAGGGCAACATGGACACCTGGTCCATGGAAAAGCTTTCTCCACAGGACGTTTCTAATATTGAAGCGGACTGTTATTGGTGTCTTTCAAAGTTTCTCGATGGTATGCAAGACCATTACACCTTTGCTCAACCAGGAATTCAGCGCCTTGTTTTCAGGTTGAAAGAACTTGTTCATCGTATAGATG AACCTGTGTCAAAGCACATGGAGGAACAAGGATTGGACTTTCTTCAGTTTGCGTTTCGTTGGTTCAATTGTCTTATGATTCGTGAG ATTCCTTTTCATCTTGTAACACGCTTGTGGGATACCTACCTTGCTGAAGGCGATTATCTACCGGATTTTCTTGTATATATATCAGCTAGCTTTTTGTTAACG TGGTCAGACAAGCTGAAGAAACTTGATTTTCAAGAGATGGTCATGTTCCTTCAGCACCTTCCGACGAGGAACTGGGCTCACCATGAGCTTGAGATGGTGCTCTCCAGGGCTTACATGTGGCACACAATGTTCAAAAGCTCGCCAAGTCACCTCGCCAGCTAG
- the LOC127784872 gene encoding uncharacterized protein LOC127784872, with protein MMKWNLIPMPFVSNCVQDPRIESFIISNRQAAKPEERSYYVPKVPRMVREIGNERNNEHFSSESLSDLMLALIQQREKKDRTDDLNVQVQDEIGMVREDSKVRILAVEMILWHKRWHMV; from the exons atgatgaaatggaATCTGATTCCCATGCCATTCGTTTCTAATTG CGTCCAGGATCCAAGAATTGAGTCATTTATTATCAGCAACCGACAGGCGGCAAAACCTGAAGAACGGAGCTACTACGTACCGAAAGTTCCACGGATGGTCAGAGAGATCGGAAATGAAAGAAACAACGAGCATTTTTCGTCAGAAAG CTTGTCAGATTTAATGCTGGCTCTAATACAGCagagggaaaagaaagatcGAACAGACGATCTGAATGTTCAGGTCCAAGATGAGATTGGGATGGTTCGAGAAGACAGTAAAGTCCGTATTCTTGCCGTGGAAATGATTCTGTGGCATAAACGGTGGCACATGGTGTGA
- the LOC127784865 gene encoding uncharacterized protein LOC127784865 isoform X1 encodes MAWRMLRRKDFHTGLVNLASRVDHGGAKNFSSGTFGKLAGFVLSDTHTPIVKGAANCTAYKHCTIRNFHAGVYMLAWSRKREEVAGLKAPKKEKRVKRETRTQPPVEAPYVAPKQKIAIKSSPDKTVDIFDGMTLLDLSKRTGASIGALQDILTDLGEKVESEFDAISIDLAELVAMELGVNIRRMHTGEGTLEPRPAVVTVMGHVDHGKTSLLDSLRQTSVAAKEAGGITQHIGAFVVEMPSGASITFLDTPGHAAFSAMRARGAAVTDIVVLVVAADDGVMPQTLEAMSHAKAANVPIVVAVNKCDKSGADPERVRIQLGSEGLLLEDMGGDVQVVEISAVTKLGLDKLEEALLLQAEIMDLKARIDGPAQAFVVEARVDRGRGPLATAIVKAGTLVSGQHIVVGAEWGRIRSLRDTAGKITESAKPAMPVEIEGLRGLPMAGDDVVVVDSEERARMLSQGRKKKQEKDRLRKIDEDMTEEAEIGEETPERVEMPIIVKADVQGSVQAVTDALRSLNSPQVFVNIVHVGVGPISQHDIDLAQACRAYIVGFNIRTPPSAITLAATQANIKILLHKVIYHLLEEMGREIVEKAPGTPETQVSGEAEVLNIFELKGRSKSKGPDIKIAGCRITDGHLSKTGTMRLLRSGDVVFEGPCASLKREKQDAETVDKGNDCGLVIQDCNDFQVGDIVQCLEQVIRKPKFISTQSGAVRIEC; translated from the exons ATGGCGTGGCGGATGCTGCGACGGAAG GATTTTCACACGGGCCTTGTGAATTTGGCCTCCCGTGTGGATCATGGGGGAGCGAAGAATTTTTCCAGTGGGACGTTTGGAAAGCTGGCTG GCTTCGTTCTTAGCGATACTCATACACCCATTGTAAAAGGTGCTGCTAATTGTACGGCTTATAAACACTGCACTATCAG GAATTTTCATGCAGGTGTATACATGTTAGCATGGAGTAGGAAGCGTGAAGAAGTTGCAGGGTTAAAAGCACCTAAAAAGGAGAAGCGAGTGAAAAGAGAAACTAGAACTCAACCTCCTGTAGAAGCGCCATATGTTGCACCAAAACAAAAGATAGCTATCAAATCATCACCAGATAAAACAGTTGACATTTTTGATGGGATGACATTGCTTGATCTCTCCAAACGGACTGGTGCATCAATTGGTGCACTTCAAGACATACTCACAGATCTTGGTGAAAAGGTTGAATCAGAGTTCGACGCTATCAGCATTGATCTTGCTGAGTTAGTTGCTATG GAACTTGGTGTTAATATCAGAAGAATGCACACTGGTGAAGGCACACTTGAACCACGTCCTGCTGTGGTAACAGTCATGGGCCATGTTGACCATGGTAAAACGTCACTTCTAGATTCCCTGCGTCAAACATCTGTTGCGGCTAAGGAAGCTGGTGGGATTACTCAACATATAGGTGCCTTTGTTGTTGAGATGCCATCAGGAGCCTCTATCACATTTCTTGATACACCAGGGCATGCTGCCTTTAGTGCAATGCGGGCTAGAGGTGCTGCTGTCACAGATATTGTAGTGCTTGTAGTTGCAGCTGATGATGGGGTGATGCCTCAAACACTTGAAGCTATGTCACATGCAAAAGCAGCCAATGTTCCCATTGTAGTTGCTGTAAACAAATGTGATAAATCTGGAGCCGATCCTGAGAGGGTCAGAATTCAGCTGGGTTCAGAAGGATTGCTTTTGGAGGATATGGGTGGTGATGTACAGGTTGTAGAAATTTCTGCAGTAACAAAACTTGGTTTGGACAAATTGGAAGAGGCTTTGCTCCTTCAGGCTGAGATAATGGACCTGAAAGCTAGAATTGATGGACCTGCCCAAGCTTTTGTGGTGGAGGCAAGAGTAGACAGAGGCAGGGGGCCATTGGCAACAGCTATAGTCAAGGCTGGCACATTAGTCAGCGGGCAGCACATTGTTGTGGGAGCAGAGTGGGGAAGAATTCGGTCTCTTAGAGATACTGCTGGGAAAATAACAGAGTCTGCAAAACCTGCAATGCCTGTTGAGATTGAGGGGTTAAGGGGCCTTCCAATGGCTGGGGATGATGTTGTGGTTGTTGACTCGGAAGAAAGGGCAAGAATGCTTAGTCAAGGACGGAAGAAAAAACAGGAAAAAGACAGGCTTCGAAAGATTGATGAAGACATGACAGAGGAGGCGGAAATTGGTGAAGAGACTCCTGAAAGAGTTGAGATGCCCATCATTGTGAAAGCTGATGTACAAGGCAGTGTTCAAGCAGTTACAGATGCCTTAAGAAGCCTTAATAGTCCACAG GTGTTTGTGAATATTGTTCATGTTGGTGTTGGCCCAATAAGCCAACATGACATTGATCTGGCACAAGCATGCCGGGCATATATAGTCGGTTTCAACATCCGTACTCCTCCAAGTGCTATCACTCTAGCAGCAACACAAGCCAACATAAAG ATTTTGCTGCACAAGGTGATCTATCATCTCCTTGAAGAAATGGGACGGGAGATTGTTGAGAAGGCACCGGGCACCCCTGAGACCCAGGTTTCAGGGGAAGCCGAGGTTCTGAACATATTCGAGCTGAAAGGGCGTAGCAAGTCAAAAGGGCCTGACATAAAGATTGCCGGCTGCCGAATAACTGACGGGCACTTAAGCAAAACCGGGACGATGAGGCTTTTGAGGAGTGGAGATGTCGTCTTTGAGGGTCCATGCGCATCTCTGAAGCGGGAGAAGCAGGACGCAGAGACGGTCGACAAGGGTAACGACTGTGGATTGGTGATTCAGGACTGTAACGATTTCCAGGTTGGGGACATCGTCCAGTGCTTGGAGCAGGTTATCAGGAAGCCCAAGTTCATCTCAACACAAAGCGGCGCGGTTCGGATAGAATGCTGA
- the LOC127784865 gene encoding uncharacterized protein LOC127784865 isoform X2: MLAWSRKREEVAGLKAPKKEKRVKRETRTQPPVEAPYVAPKQKIAIKSSPDKTVDIFDGMTLLDLSKRTGASIGALQDILTDLGEKVESEFDAISIDLAELVAMELGVNIRRMHTGEGTLEPRPAVVTVMGHVDHGKTSLLDSLRQTSVAAKEAGGITQHIGAFVVEMPSGASITFLDTPGHAAFSAMRARGAAVTDIVVLVVAADDGVMPQTLEAMSHAKAANVPIVVAVNKCDKSGADPERVRIQLGSEGLLLEDMGGDVQVVEISAVTKLGLDKLEEALLLQAEIMDLKARIDGPAQAFVVEARVDRGRGPLATAIVKAGTLVSGQHIVVGAEWGRIRSLRDTAGKITESAKPAMPVEIEGLRGLPMAGDDVVVVDSEERARMLSQGRKKKQEKDRLRKIDEDMTEEAEIGEETPERVEMPIIVKADVQGSVQAVTDALRSLNSPQVFVNIVHVGVGPISQHDIDLAQACRAYIVGFNIRTPPSAITLAATQANIKILLHKVIYHLLEEMGREIVEKAPGTPETQVSGEAEVLNIFELKGRSKSKGPDIKIAGCRITDGHLSKTGTMRLLRSGDVVFEGPCASLKREKQDAETVDKGNDCGLVIQDCNDFQVGDIVQCLEQVIRKPKFISTQSGAVRIEC; the protein is encoded by the exons ATGTTAGCATGGAGTAGGAAGCGTGAAGAAGTTGCAGGGTTAAAAGCACCTAAAAAGGAGAAGCGAGTGAAAAGAGAAACTAGAACTCAACCTCCTGTAGAAGCGCCATATGTTGCACCAAAACAAAAGATAGCTATCAAATCATCACCAGATAAAACAGTTGACATTTTTGATGGGATGACATTGCTTGATCTCTCCAAACGGACTGGTGCATCAATTGGTGCACTTCAAGACATACTCACAGATCTTGGTGAAAAGGTTGAATCAGAGTTCGACGCTATCAGCATTGATCTTGCTGAGTTAGTTGCTATG GAACTTGGTGTTAATATCAGAAGAATGCACACTGGTGAAGGCACACTTGAACCACGTCCTGCTGTGGTAACAGTCATGGGCCATGTTGACCATGGTAAAACGTCACTTCTAGATTCCCTGCGTCAAACATCTGTTGCGGCTAAGGAAGCTGGTGGGATTACTCAACATATAGGTGCCTTTGTTGTTGAGATGCCATCAGGAGCCTCTATCACATTTCTTGATACACCAGGGCATGCTGCCTTTAGTGCAATGCGGGCTAGAGGTGCTGCTGTCACAGATATTGTAGTGCTTGTAGTTGCAGCTGATGATGGGGTGATGCCTCAAACACTTGAAGCTATGTCACATGCAAAAGCAGCCAATGTTCCCATTGTAGTTGCTGTAAACAAATGTGATAAATCTGGAGCCGATCCTGAGAGGGTCAGAATTCAGCTGGGTTCAGAAGGATTGCTTTTGGAGGATATGGGTGGTGATGTACAGGTTGTAGAAATTTCTGCAGTAACAAAACTTGGTTTGGACAAATTGGAAGAGGCTTTGCTCCTTCAGGCTGAGATAATGGACCTGAAAGCTAGAATTGATGGACCTGCCCAAGCTTTTGTGGTGGAGGCAAGAGTAGACAGAGGCAGGGGGCCATTGGCAACAGCTATAGTCAAGGCTGGCACATTAGTCAGCGGGCAGCACATTGTTGTGGGAGCAGAGTGGGGAAGAATTCGGTCTCTTAGAGATACTGCTGGGAAAATAACAGAGTCTGCAAAACCTGCAATGCCTGTTGAGATTGAGGGGTTAAGGGGCCTTCCAATGGCTGGGGATGATGTTGTGGTTGTTGACTCGGAAGAAAGGGCAAGAATGCTTAGTCAAGGACGGAAGAAAAAACAGGAAAAAGACAGGCTTCGAAAGATTGATGAAGACATGACAGAGGAGGCGGAAATTGGTGAAGAGACTCCTGAAAGAGTTGAGATGCCCATCATTGTGAAAGCTGATGTACAAGGCAGTGTTCAAGCAGTTACAGATGCCTTAAGAAGCCTTAATAGTCCACAG GTGTTTGTGAATATTGTTCATGTTGGTGTTGGCCCAATAAGCCAACATGACATTGATCTGGCACAAGCATGCCGGGCATATATAGTCGGTTTCAACATCCGTACTCCTCCAAGTGCTATCACTCTAGCAGCAACACAAGCCAACATAAAG ATTTTGCTGCACAAGGTGATCTATCATCTCCTTGAAGAAATGGGACGGGAGATTGTTGAGAAGGCACCGGGCACCCCTGAGACCCAGGTTTCAGGGGAAGCCGAGGTTCTGAACATATTCGAGCTGAAAGGGCGTAGCAAGTCAAAAGGGCCTGACATAAAGATTGCCGGCTGCCGAATAACTGACGGGCACTTAAGCAAAACCGGGACGATGAGGCTTTTGAGGAGTGGAGATGTCGTCTTTGAGGGTCCATGCGCATCTCTGAAGCGGGAGAAGCAGGACGCAGAGACGGTCGACAAGGGTAACGACTGTGGATTGGTGATTCAGGACTGTAACGATTTCCAGGTTGGGGACATCGTCCAGTGCTTGGAGCAGGTTATCAGGAAGCCCAAGTTCATCTCAACACAAAGCGGCGCGGTTCGGATAGAATGCTGA
- the LOC127784869 gene encoding transcription factor RF2a, protein MNREKSPIPGDGGDGLPPQATRRAGPPAAAAAEYDISRMPDFPTRNPGHRRAHSEILSLPEDLDLCAAGGGDGPSLSDENDEELFSMFLDVEKLNSTCGASSEAEGESSSAGAAAAAAAAAAAAAHGARPKHQHSLSMDESMSIKAEELVGASPGTEGMSSAEAKKAVSAAKLAELALVDPKRAKRIWANRQSAARSKERKMRYIAELERKVQTLQTEATTLSAQLALLQRDTSGLTTENSELKLRLQTMEQQVHLQDALNDTLKSEVQRLKVATGQMANGGGMMMNFGGMPHQFGGNQQMFQNNQAMQSMLAAHQLQQLQLHPQAQQQQVLHPQHQQQQPLHPLQAQQLQQAARDLKMKSPMGGQSQWGDGKSGSSGN, encoded by the exons ATGAACAGGGAGAAATCCCCGATcccgggagacggcggcgacgggttgCCGCCGCAGGCCACCCGCCGGGCGggccctccggcggcggcggcggcggagtacgACATCAGCCGCATGCCGGATTTCCCGACGAGGAACCCCGGCCACAGGCGCGCCCACTCCGAGATCCTGAGCCTCCCCGAGGACCTCGACCTgtgcgcggccggcggcggcgacgggccgTCGCTGTCGGACGAGAACGACGAGGAGCTCTTCTCCATGTTCCTCGACGTGGAGAAGCTGAACAGCACGTGCGGGGCGTcgtcggaggcggagggggagtcgtcgtccgccggcgccgcggcggcggcggcggcggcggccgccgccgccgcccatggagCGAGGCCGAAGCACCAGCACAGCCTGTCCATGGATGAGTCGATGTCGATCAAGGCTGAGGAGCTCGTCGGGGCGTCGCCCGGGACGGAGGGGATGTCGTCGGCGGAGGCCAAGAAGGCCGTGTCCGCGGCCAAGCTCGCCGAGCTTGCTCTCGTCGATCCCAAGAGGGCGAAAAG GATTTGGGCTAACAGACAATCTGCGGCAAGATCAAAGGAAAGGAAAATGCGATATATTGCTGAACTTGAGCGCAAGGTGCAAACCCTGCAAACAGAAGCAACAACACTGTCAGCCCAGTTGGCACTGCTACAG AGAGATACCAGTGGGCTAACTACTGAGAATAGTGAACTGAAGCTACGTCTGCAGACCATGGAGCAGCAAGTCCACTTGCAAGATG CTTTGAATGACACCCTGAAGTCTGAGGTTCAGCGGCTTAAGGTTGCAACCGGTCAAATGGCGAATGGTGGAGGGATGATGATGAACTTCGGTGGCATGCCACACCAATTCGGAGGCAACCAGCAGATGTTCCAGAACAACCAGGCCATGCAATCTATGCTGGCAGCACACCAGCTGCAACAGCTCCAGCTTCATCCTCAggctcagcagcagcaggtgctgCACcctcagcatcagcagcagcagccattgCACCCTCTACAAGCGCAGCAGCTCCAGCAGGCGGCACGAGACCTCAAGATGAAATCGCCGATGGGCGGCCAGAGCCAGTGGGGAGATGGCAAGTCAGGAAGCAGCGGCAACTGA
- the LOC127784871 gene encoding uncharacterized protein LOC127784871: protein MELSIAPAAMAMAMGLLAKNPKMINHRYASEMQLQHRLSPACSVMFNKQCSYRITRKACSVLGAVSPIQCTETSTESLVSFKDFLVSVQTEEDGLIKLRVTVADTMTESIFEKVFSKNVAAAQPLPGFRRMKGGKTRDIPKEIALHLIGPSKVKKETIKNIISLTIAEYVQKEDLDASKNLKVLQTYEELEAAFEPGKEFCFDATFHLQ from the exons ATGGAGTTATCCATTGCGCctgcggcgatggcgatggcgatgggcctCCTCGCGAAGAACCCCAAG ATGATCAATCACAGATATGCCAGTGAGATGCAACTGCAGCATCGCCTATCTCCAGCTTGTTCGGTGATGTTCAACAAGCAGTGTTCATACCG AATCACCCGTAAAGCTTGCAGTGTTCTTGGGGCAGTATCTCCGATACAAT GTACAGAAACCAGCACAGAGTCTTTAGTATCTTTCAAAGATTTTCTTGTGTCTGTGCAAACTGAAGAGGATGGACTGATAAAG CTACGAGTAACTGTAGCTGATACGATGACAGAATCTATCTTTGAGAAAGTTTTCTCAAAGAATGTTGCTGCTGCACAACCACTTCCTGGCTTTCGACGAATGAAAGGAG GGAAAACTCGAGAT ATACCAAAAGAGATTGCTCTGCACTTAATTGGGCCATCAAAGGTGAAGAAAGAAACCATCAAGAATATCATCAGCCTCACAATTGCCGAATATGTCCAAAAG GAGGACCTCGATGCATCAAAAAATCTGAAGGTTCTACAGACCTATGAGGAGCTTGAAGCAGCATTCGAACCTGGAAAAGAGTTTTGCTTTGATGCAACTTTTCATTTACAGTAG